The DNA segment GAAATAGAACCCCTATTTCCAAACCCATTTATCCAAGTTTAGGAAAACTTTACTAAAGCGTTGATCAAGAGGTTTCTCTATACAATGTTCACTTGCCTGGCACTGTTTCTTCCAGTGTATGAAAGTTATATGAATTGAGTCTTTACGAGGAAAACATACAATGAAACCTAAGAATGATGATACaaagagtagaaaaataaagtaCAGAAGGTGGGAAGCCATGAAAATTTTACACTCAACTTAGGGGTGTTCTTCATTTGCATAATCCTTCGAGCAATTCAGCGAACAGCCCCTGATTTTCAATCCATGATTAACCAATATGCCAACCTGAGTTGCAGATACTCCAGCAACTTACAGCCTTCAAAGGGTCGTCCAGTCCAATCCTGGGCTGTTTCGGAACTCATTTTGCCAACACAAGATGCCATTGAGTAGGGTTCTTGTGAAGGTGGCTGTGCAGATTGTTGAAGTCTCAGTGTCAAGCTCTCACTGGATTCATTGGCTGTTGTTCTAGTGAGCCAATGGGAACTCTATGAGAATGATGAAGGATGATCCCTGTGCCTCTCTGAGATACTGAACCGTGCCGTTCATGATCTTCACAAGCTTTTGGTTGATGTATAGGCCAAGACCTTCCCTTGATACACCCTGGCTGTGGTGAAACATCTGTTGGATCAAGTCTTCTGGGATCCCAGGTGCTGGATGGGCAATCCTGCCATTATAACCAGTATCGGATTCAATGTTTTATGACATATGGGGATATTTAGAAATGTAAATGACAAATACCACATCTACTCACAAGAAGAGAAAGTATATGGGAAGAGACCATAATCCCCACATGCAGGTAGGAGAACTTGAACCCGAGACTTCTAGTTAATTAGAGTTTTGATACTATATTATgctattaattttgtttaagCTATGTAGAACAGCAGGCCAAGTTGGTGAAGTATTAGATCATTCGTAGGGAAAGATAAAAACATATTGAAAGGTTTAAATGAGAATTACCGAAATTCAAGATGTACAATGTGAACCTTTGTCCCTATACACTCCCTTCTTGGAATTACTCTGAGTGCAACTGATGATCCTTCAAATGCAGGGGTGAAGAGAAGCGCATTTGTTAAGAAATCTGAAAGGACTTGTTGAAGCCTCAAGTTGTCACCATACAAAAGCATGGACGACACTTCAGCAGGTGAATCATAGATGATCTCCACCCGACGCTCCCGGCTCAGAATCATCGCTTGACTTATGACAACCTCCAAAACTTCCCCTAGGTTAAACTCACCAGAATTCAATTCCATATAGCTGAAAATGGGTATCACATGGATCAAATGTTGTTCAAACATTTCCAAAAGTACAAGGAAGAAAGCAATAAAGATACAATGCAAGAAGGTTAGCTGCTAATGGTGCATGCCATgaataaaacaacaaaaggaaacaaataaaaaggaaaatgcaaCATAGCATGATTTCAAATACACTGATTCTTATATAAGAtacataaagaaataaaatatacaagTTAATCAGGAAGAAAAGACCATCCAAAGACCATAACAAATAAATTTGCTGCATTACTCAAGCAGATAGACAAGAAATGATGAACATCCTCAAGAAGAGTGCATGGGGTTGATTATTATCAAATTGTGTTAACTATATTAGGTTTCTCAGTTTTGTGATTCAATAAACGGTCTAACCTGCTTCCTTTCTTTGTaggtttatgttttttttcatagCTGATGTTATTAGAGTGGCAGTCATATCAAGCCAACCATTTGGATCAGCAAGATAAATCCTGCTGGATCACTTCAGCCTCTGCCAAAAAGCTATTATCTTCCTCTAAAGGCATAAGATCTTAAAAACATTCTACTGATTCAATGATGCCCCTTAGCATTCTTTAGAAATGTATCCCAACCATCCTCGCACTGTTCTATTTTCAATCCCAACAGTCCAAGTTCTAGAGACGAACAAGAATATGGTTTCCAAAACATTTTATCAAATGTTTGAGATGATTTGAATTATTTcactcaaaataattcaaatatcatcAGACTTCTAGGAAAGAACTCATCATGGGTCACATCTACAGCTGCTTCATGCAGTTAACATCTATATTAGCCGTTTCATTGATGGCAAGAGGGAAAATTGCTTAGCAATAACCTTAAGTATGTAAACAAGCATAGAAATAAACACTACAGTTGAAAGACCATACCATTCCTCAATGCTCTCGAGATCAGTGTCATCAACGATCTTTGTTAATTGTTCTTGACACATCATGCTTGTCCTCAGGAATTTTTTCTGGTCTTGACTTAGCTCAGATGAGTCCATCAGATTCTGAATGAACATTATTCCATTTAAAGGCTTCCTGATCTGCTGACGAATATATGCCAATTTCTTGAGGCTATCAGCTGCAGCCTGTTCCGATATTCTCTGCACCTGCATGGCGTGTTGAAGTTCAGGACTAGCCACGTGCAAAAAACACAAAACCCCAGTGATCTTTCCCTCTGCATCAGTCCTTTTGTTTGCAGAAAGTAATGCTTCAATGTATTTACCGTGCTGATCAAAGAACCCAAATAACAATTTCTGTGCATCCTGACCTGCAATGGCTCCATTTAGTAATATCCTGAGCTTGGTTAATGTGTCATGATCTTTAACCTGACAACCAAAATTATTGACCGTAAAAACCTCCCCGAGAAGCATCCTATCAGTGGCTTCTTCTCTCTTCAGACCAGACAAGTTTTGCATTGCATCATTCCATTCCAAGCATCGACCATGCTCGTCCATCATAAAAATGGGAGGAATTAGTGCAGATGGGTTCCGCACAATTCCAACATAATCACCTTGGATACGAGTATATTTGTCCATAACCATCTTTTGCCCTGTGATATCTTGCCCAACGAAGCAAACCCCTACGACATTATCCTTTATGTCTCGGCTACAACATGCATTAACTACCAATATAACAGGGCCATTGTTTTCCTGGGGACCAAATGTCTTGAGTTTGATCTCAACATTTTGCTCTTCTATACCTGCCATTTACTGTGAAATCAGATTGAGATCCCTCATGTATGTCtcaaaaagaacagaaaaatataaagaatgatgTACAGAAGTGGGAGAGGTGGAACTCAACAAGCAAAGTTCAATTATTTTGAACTTCAAATAGTGATGTTCGTAATAGCAGAAAGTTCAATTGACCAAAGCTACGCTATCTGCCTTCTTCTtcataagtaaataaatatgacaataaaaaaatgagcaTCACAAAGGGGAAAACTATGATGTCTGCCTTAATTTGACGAGCTGGGCATGTAGTGGGTACAAATCTAGAATAAATTATACAACTACTCACAAGAGCAAAGGATGTAGTTCCATctccttaaaaataattttcatgagATTGGCACAAGCGGCATTCATGCAAATATAAAGTCAAGCCCAAGCAGTGAGCCTGTTTAGTCTATTATGTTTAATATTCAGAAGCGTGAAAAAAGCCCATGTATATACACCTTATGCCAGATGCTCATATAACTTGAAAAACTCAACCTTCTACCGAGCAATATATTTCTTATTCCCTACATATAAGTGTACAGGTAAAAAAACATCCAACAGAAAAACTATCTGATCATGATCAAGTCACACATTTAAACctaagattgaaaaaaaaatgttcagaGGAACAAATTCAAAACAAACCTAGCACCACTGTACAAATTTCTGAGTGTAAAAGACAAAGATTTGCAGATATGACATAATTCGCAATTAATGAGCTAAAAGCACAAAGGTAAAGTTTAGTGACACCTTGCAATGCCATGGAGAGCATCTTCTTCACCATGTCGGCTGAATCATTCTCAACAAGATTAATTAAGGGCATGCCAATGGCTTGCTGCATGATCAATCCTGTTAGCTCGGCCGCTTTGTTATTCCACCCATTTATGCAACCAGCGGCATCAACAGCCAGGATGGGAACAGAAGCTGTTTCAATAAGACGAACCATTTCATTTGTGACTATGCGCAAGTCATCAGCCATTTTTATGCTGGCATCAACTGATGGAACATTCACAATCATTTTAGAGTCATCTGCGCTCTTATCCTGCAAGGAGCCTCTCAATATCAGCTGCAAGGAATGGATGGCATCCATTTCCACATCTTCCCAAGGTAGGCTCCGCCGCTTTACCACCTCCAGAAAAGCCTTGAATGAGGATCTAGGGTGCATCTTTCTCCCATCATCCTTATCATCAGGATCATGTTTTGCACCACCCCACTTAATCTCCTTTGCCGTGTGGGACCGGAACCAAAAAAGGAAATCGTTTGAATTAATCTTAACGGCAGCAATCCCACAAACTGCATCACCAAGAACTGAGGCAGCTGGGTAGCCAGCTTCCATCAGGCTATCAGTACTTAAGCCTGTACTCCCACTGTGGTACTCAAGAAGCCACTCAACTATATCTCTAATCTGTGCCTCTGTAGGGGTGACCCCAAGCAACCAAAATTTCTTCTGGTAGTAGAGCGCAGCTCCATCACACCTAACCAGGTCCATCACATTGGGTGATTGAGTAACAATTCCTACAGGTGCATCTCTAAGGAGCATGTCGCAAAGCACGGTTTGTGTCTGCAAAATATGCTTCTCCTTCATTTGGGCAGCTAGCTCCATTTCCTTGCTAATTTGTACACCAAAAACTTGAACCAAAAACTCACAGGCATACCTCAAAGGGAACGGAACAAACCTAGGGCTTGTATTATGGCAAACCACCAAGCcccacaattttcttcccttttgttGCTCACTCTCTGTATCATCATCTTCCTCATTGATGGTCACAGACATCACAAGCGATGCAACCGAACCCATATTCGCCATGTACTGTGCATGACACCCATGAGGAGATCTCAATGTGGATCCACAGAGGCTCAATGGCTGAGCTAATCTTTTGTTTTGAATAACTTTAACAGGCGGGGCCAAACAATCACATATCATCCTAACCTTATTTTTCATGAAGAGGAATCTTGAAGCTTGTGGTATATCAGTAGCTGGGTAATGCAAACCAAGATAGGGTTCCAAGTCGGGTTTGCGGCACTCTGCAATAACTTCCCCATGCTCATCCTCATGAAATTTATACACCATCACTCGATCATAACCCGTTAATTCACTCGCTTCCTTGACTAACACGTCACATAACAGTGATATATTCCCACTTGGCAAAGATTGCAATCTTGAAATGGCTTTGGCAGCAAGCTTATATGACTT comes from the Vitis vinifera cultivar Pinot Noir 40024 chromosome 12, ASM3070453v1 genome and includes:
- the LOC100258014 gene encoding phytochrome C, translated to MSSKSTNKTNCSRSSSARSKHGARVVAQTPIDAQLHVNFEESERHFDYSASVDFNISSSTSDVPSSTVSAYLQKMQRGNLIQPFGCMIAVDEQNLTVLAYSENAPEMLDLAPHAVPSIEQQEALAIGTDVRTLFRSSGAAALQKAANFGEVNLLNPILVHCRNSGKPFYAILHRIDVGLIIDLEPVNPADVPVTAAGALKSYKLAAKAISRLQSLPSGNISLLCDVLVKEASELTGYDRVMVYKFHEDEHGEVIAECRKPDLEPYLGLHYPATDIPQASRFLFMKNKVRMICDCLAPPVKVIQNKRLAQPLSLCGSTLRSPHGCHAQYMANMGSVASLVMSVTINEEDDDTESEQQKGRKLWGLVVCHNTSPRFVPFPLRYACEFLVQVFGVQISKEMELAAQMKEKHILQTQTVLCDMLLRDAPVGIVTQSPNVMDLVRCDGAALYYQKKFWLLGVTPTEAQIRDIVEWLLEYHSGSTGLSTDSLMEAGYPAASVLGDAVCGIAAVKINSNDFLFWFRSHTAKEIKWGGAKHDPDDKDDGRKMHPRSSFKAFLEVVKRRSLPWEDVEMDAIHSLQLILRGSLQDKSADDSKMIVNVPSVDASIKMADDLRIVTNEMVRLIETASVPILAVDAAGCINGWNNKAAELTGLIMQQAIGMPLINLVENDSADMVKKMLSMALQGIEEQNVEIKLKTFGPQENNGPVILVVNACCSRDIKDNVVGVCFVGQDITGQKMVMDKYTRIQGDYVGIVRNPSALIPPIFMMDEHGRCLEWNDAMQNLSGLKREEATDRMLLGEVFTVNNFGCQVKDHDTLTKLRILLNGAIAGQDAQKLLFGFFDQHGKYIEALLSANKRTDAEGKITGVLCFLHVASPELQHAMQVQRISEQAAADSLKKLAYIRQQIRKPLNGIMFIQNLMDSSELSQDQKKFLRTSMMCQEQLTKIVDDTDLESIEECYMELNSGEFNLGEVLEVVISQAMILSRERRVEIIYDSPAEVSSMLLYGDNLRLQQVLSDFLTNALLFTPAFEGSSVALRVIPRRECIGTKVHIVHLEFRIAHPAPGIPEDLIQQMFHHSQGVSREGLGLYINQKLVKIMNGTVQYLREAQGSSFIILIEFPLAH